Proteins co-encoded in one Lineus longissimus chromosome 11, tnLinLong1.2, whole genome shotgun sequence genomic window:
- the LOC135496321 gene encoding purine nucleoside phosphorylase-like, whose protein sequence is MSASSEPSDSGHQTQAAPRHEKLRSEVYSYEEIQIIVNFLFERTEQRPTFGIICGSGLGGLADMITEREMFPYNKIPGFPVSTVPGHAGRLVFGKLKGKTVVCMQGRFHPYEGYPMIKCAMPVRVMSLMGVKWLVVTNAAGGLHPDYNVGDIMVIKDHINFPGLAGNSPLIGHNDERFGLRFPSMSDAYDRDARRIALDIGKKLGYSDFMREGVYSMQAGPCFETIAECKFLRTIGADVTGMSTVHEVMVARHCGIKVVGMSLVTNKCVMDYDNENHPNHEEVLETGRKRGECMQRLTAAIVEKLSC, encoded by the exons ATGAGTGCTTCTAGCGAACCTTCGGATTCTGGACATCAGACCCAAGCTGCTCCAAGACATGAGAAACTACGGAGTGAAGT GTATTCCTATGAAGAAATTCAGATAATTGTTAACTTTTTATTTGAGAGAACAGAACAACGCCCGACATTCGGTATAATATGTGGCTCAGGACTTGGTGGACTTGCTGATATGATCACAGAGCGAGAAATGTTTCCTTACAACAAAATCCCTGGATTCCCAGTCAGCACAG TCCCTGGTCATGCTGGACGGCTGGTGTTCGGGAAACTGAAGGGAAAGACTGTGGTGTGCATGCAAGGACGCTTTCACCCGTATGAGGGTTATCCTATGATTAAG TGTGCAATGCCCGTGCGCGTGATGTCACTGATGGGAGTGAAATGGCTGGTCGTAACGAATGCCGCCGGTGGCCTCCACCCTGATTATAATGTTGGCGACATCATGGTCATCAAGGACCACATCAACTTTCCGGGGCTTGCTGGCAACAGTCCTTTAATTGGACATAATGATGAGAG ATTTGGCCTCCGTTTCCCATCGATGTCTGACGCGTATGACAGAGACGCTCGTCGGATAGCACTTGACATAGGAAAGAAATTAGGCTATAGTGACTTCATGCGAGAGGGTGTCTACTCAATGCAGGCTGGACCTTGTTTTGAGACTATAGCAGAATGTAAATTCCTCCGGACAATTGGAGCAGACGTCACAG GTATGAGTACAGTACATGAAGTGATGGTTGCAAGACATTGCGGCATTAAGGTAGTGGGCATGTCGCTGGTTACTAACAAATGCGTTATGGACTATGATAATGAAAACCATCCAAATCACGAAGAGGTTTTAGAAACGGGACGTAAACGTGGAGAATGTATGCAACGGCTCACTGCGGCAATCGTGGAAAAGTTGAGCTGCTGA
- the LOC135496320 gene encoding apoptotic chromatin condensation inducer in the nucleus-like isoform X1 — translation MADGEAGSLVLGGRPIGELRVADLKKELEGRGLSKTGVKKELVQRLSESLLKERGSESGDDSDGHQERGRKQNAGRGHSSSRSSSGSSSSGSESRSRSRSIDDKSSSSSDSESRSRSRSASSSSSSAPGSPSPKKQSSSKKMEKPGRGVDNGTSRVEEMKESSAQRSPLKLKIRMDMASPERSHVETVVPLAFKEKKKEPKAVEKQAPEPSKPEADTTKDEKQPKVEEEDMDVGSPQKEKDVEVESPKRRISIEDSQGDKRITVDSSKEDQQIAVTSVKDDRRIVQEKEEDESNDSQPNSTTTDVLDVKETDEIERKEEDLKQEPRPPRKRRWGGRKVSPKRQISISSESLKGLIPDVKPILAVDTPAEVEVVKEEAASDHEKEDGEAEDDGDDDDEHKDMKIRRTVTQVVSSEDRREVLAEEDHLKVQEDMEIPDVEPKVKSPPQIIRKLSRSKPLVVADEPQKARRSPSPPKHPTSRVIHIRNLVRPFTLRQLKELLERTGKLTEGGFWIDKIKSHCLVMYETDLDASKTRQALHNTKWPLSNPKNLSVDFSTEAELENFQDADKPIKREVPNEAAVRDRERERREKERDMDQRNRREPPIERRPSGREWDRAKVVQRSPSPRVKSRDRSRSREPKRQPKESRVKERKERKEKKVQDEEPPAKLLDDLFRKTKATPSVYWLPLTEQQALEGERRRIQEALDRDKRRQELEERMHAERKKREMERLDRRKREQMAQRKRIDTKWRKTMRVENINKANLIKLGYRDLAHWLEDDNHVYVGRNLHKMVPSYSKPGGEKWGNPFNMQTYSREECCQRFEQYAREKLVGQLHELTGKVLGCWCHPLACHGDVLIKLHKEFIG, via the exons atggcggacggaGAAGCTGGTTCTTTGGTCCTCGGTGGAAGGCCTATTGGCGAACTCAGGGTCGCTGATCTGAAAAAGGAACTGGAAGGAAGGGGTTTATCAAAGACAGGAGTTAAGAAAGAATTAGTACAACGACTTTCAGAG TCTCTTCTCAAAGAACGAGGCAGTGAGTCTGGAGATGATAGCGATGGACACCAAG AAAgaggaagaaaacaaaatgcaGGTCGTGGCCACTCATCATCAAGGTCTTCTTCAGGTTCATCAAGTTCAGGGTCAGAGTCACGTTCAAGGTCACGAAGCATTGATGATAAGTCAAGTTCTAGTTCTGACTCCGAGTCGAGGTCAAG gtCGCGGTCTGCGTCTTCAAGTTCATCCTCGGCTCCAGGCTCCCCATCACCAAAGAAACAGAGTTCATCCAAGAAGATGGAAAAACCGGGGCGGGGTGTGGACAATGGCACGTCACGAGTTGAAGAGATGAAAGAATCCTCAGCGCAGCGCAGTCCTCTCAAGTTGAAGATCAGGATGGATATGGCATCACCAGAGAGAAG CCATGTTGAAACTGTCGTCCCTCTGGCATtcaaggagaagaagaaagaacCAAAGGCTGTGGAAAAACAGGCGCCAGAGCCCTCAAAACCTGAAGCAGATACAACTAAGGACGAAAAACAACCTAAAGTTGAAGAGGAAGACATGGACGTCGGGAGCCCCCAGAAGGAAAAAGATGTTGAAGTAGAGAGCCCCAAGAGAAGGATTTCCATTGAGGATTCTCAAGGGGATAAGAGGATCACGGTCGATAGCTCCAAAGAAGATCAGCAAATTGCAGTGACAAGTGTGAAGGATGATCGAAGGATTGTTCAG GAGAAGGAAGAAGATGAGTCCAACGACAGCCAGCCAAACTCAACCACAA CGGATGTTCTTGATGTGAAGGAGACTGATGAGATTGAAAGGAAGGAAGAGGATTTGAAGCAGGAGCCTCGGCCACCGAGGAAACGCCGCTGGGGCGGTCGCAAGGTCTCACCCAAGAGACAAATATCGATCTCGTCCGAATCTCTAAAG GGTCTGATTCCTGATGTGAAGCCAATCTTGGCCGTGGACACACCAGCAGAGGTAGAAGTGGTGAAGGAAGAGGCTGCGTCAGACCATGAGAAGGAGGATGGAGAGGCTGAAGATGACggggatgatgacgatgagcaCAAGGATATGAAGATCAGGAGGACAGTCACACAG GTTGTCAGCAGTGAAGACAGACGTGAAGTACTGGCTGAGGAGGATCATTTGAAGGTGCAGGAAGATATGGAGATACCTGACGTTGAACCCAAAGTCAAAT ctcCACCACAGATCATCCGTAAACTCAGTCGTAGTAAGCCTCTAGTGGTGGCAGACGAACCCCAGAAGGCACGCCGGTCACCGTCGCCACCAAAACATCCGACCAGCCGTGTCATCCACATCAGAAACTTGGTGCGACCGTTCACACTGCGGCAGCTGAAGGAGCTTCTGGAGAGGACAGGCAAGCTGACCGAGGGCGGCTTCTGGATCGATAAGATTAAGAGTCACTGTCTTGTCAtg tatGAAACTGATTTGGACGCCTCGAAGACTAGACAAGCATTACACAACACAAAATGGCCGCTTTCTAATCCAAAGAATCTCAGTGTTGACTTCTCCACAGAGGCAGAG CTTGAAAATTTCCAGGATGCTGATAAGCCAATCAAAAGAGAGGTTCCAAATGAGGCTGCCGTCAGAGATCGTGAGCGAGAACGGCGGGAGAAAGAGCGCGACATGGATCAGCGTAATCGCCGTGAGCCACCAATAGAAAGACGGCCATCCGGCCGGGAATGGGATCGTGCAAAGGTCGTGCAGAGGTCACCGAGTCCACGAGTGAAATCTCGcgacaggtcaaggtcacgagaACCCAAACGGCAGCCGAAAGAGAGTCGCGTGAAAGAGAGGAAGGAGCGTAAGGAGAAGAAGGTTCAGGATGAGGAGCCGCCAGCCAAGCTGCTCGATGATCTGTTCAGGAAGACCAAGGCAACACCATCGGTCTACTGGCTCCCACTCACAGAGCAACAG GCTCTAGAAGGTGAGCGTCGTCGCATCCAGGAGGCGCTGGATCGAGACAAGAGACGACAGGAGTTGGAGGAAAGGATGCATGCGGAGAGGAAGAAACGAGAGATGGAGAGACTCGACAGGAGGAAGCGGGAACAAATGGCA CAACGAAAACGGATCGACACAAAATGGAGGAAGACAATGCGAGTGGAGAATATCAACAAAGCCAATCTCATCAAGTTGGGGTACCGCGACCTGGCGCACTGGTTGGAGGACGATAATCATGTCTACGTTGGACGCAACTTACACAAGATGGTGCCCAGCTACTCAAAGCCTGGCGGTGAAAAGTGGGGCAACCCATTCAATATGCAGACTTACTCAAGGGAGGAATGTTGTCAGAGGTTTGAGCAGTATGCCCGGGAGAAACTTGTCGGACAGTTGCACGAGTTGACAGGGAAAGTGTTGGGGTGTTGGTGTCATCCACTCGCATGTCACGGGGATGTGCTGATCAAGTTACATAAGGAATTCATCGGGTAG
- the LOC135496320 gene encoding apoptotic chromatin condensation inducer in the nucleus-like isoform X2, whose translation MADGEAGSLVLGGRPIGELRVADLKKELEGRGLSKTGVKKELVQRLSESLLKERGSESGDDSDGHQERGRKQNAGRGHSSSRSSSGSSSSGSESRSRSRSIDDKSSSSSDSESRSRSRSASSSSSSAPGSPSPKKQSSSKKMEKPGRGVDNGTSRVEEMKESSAQRSPLKLKIRMDMASPERSHVETVVPLAFKEKKKEPKAVEKQAPEPSKPEADTTKDEKQPKVEEEDMDVGSPQKEKDVEVESPKRRISIEDSQGDKRITVDSSKEDQQIAVTSVKDDRRIVQEKEEDESNDSQPNSTTTDVLDVKETDEIERKEEDLKQEPRPPRKRRWGGRKVSPKRQISISSESLKGLIPDVKPILAVDTPAEVEVVKEEAASDHEKEDGEAEDDGDDDDEHKDMKIRRTVTQVVSSEDRREVLAEEDHLKVQEDMEIPDVEPKVKSPPQIIRKLSRSKPLVVADEPQKARRSPSPPKHPTSRVIHIRNLVRPFTLRQLKELLERTGKLTEGGFWIDKIKSHCLVMYETDLDASKTRQALHNTKWPLSNPKNLSVDFSTEAELENFQDADKPIKREVPNEAAVRDRERERREKERDMDQRNRREPPIERRPSGREWDRAKVVQRSPSPRVKSRDRSRSREPKRQPKESRVKERKERKEKKVQDEEPPAKLLDDLFRKTKATPSVYWLPLTEQQALEGERRRIQEALDRDKRRQELEERMHAERKKREMERLDRRKREQMAEREREKERERTRRHSRSRSRERRRR comes from the exons atggcggacggaGAAGCTGGTTCTTTGGTCCTCGGTGGAAGGCCTATTGGCGAACTCAGGGTCGCTGATCTGAAAAAGGAACTGGAAGGAAGGGGTTTATCAAAGACAGGAGTTAAGAAAGAATTAGTACAACGACTTTCAGAG TCTCTTCTCAAAGAACGAGGCAGTGAGTCTGGAGATGATAGCGATGGACACCAAG AAAgaggaagaaaacaaaatgcaGGTCGTGGCCACTCATCATCAAGGTCTTCTTCAGGTTCATCAAGTTCAGGGTCAGAGTCACGTTCAAGGTCACGAAGCATTGATGATAAGTCAAGTTCTAGTTCTGACTCCGAGTCGAGGTCAAG gtCGCGGTCTGCGTCTTCAAGTTCATCCTCGGCTCCAGGCTCCCCATCACCAAAGAAACAGAGTTCATCCAAGAAGATGGAAAAACCGGGGCGGGGTGTGGACAATGGCACGTCACGAGTTGAAGAGATGAAAGAATCCTCAGCGCAGCGCAGTCCTCTCAAGTTGAAGATCAGGATGGATATGGCATCACCAGAGAGAAG CCATGTTGAAACTGTCGTCCCTCTGGCATtcaaggagaagaagaaagaacCAAAGGCTGTGGAAAAACAGGCGCCAGAGCCCTCAAAACCTGAAGCAGATACAACTAAGGACGAAAAACAACCTAAAGTTGAAGAGGAAGACATGGACGTCGGGAGCCCCCAGAAGGAAAAAGATGTTGAAGTAGAGAGCCCCAAGAGAAGGATTTCCATTGAGGATTCTCAAGGGGATAAGAGGATCACGGTCGATAGCTCCAAAGAAGATCAGCAAATTGCAGTGACAAGTGTGAAGGATGATCGAAGGATTGTTCAG GAGAAGGAAGAAGATGAGTCCAACGACAGCCAGCCAAACTCAACCACAA CGGATGTTCTTGATGTGAAGGAGACTGATGAGATTGAAAGGAAGGAAGAGGATTTGAAGCAGGAGCCTCGGCCACCGAGGAAACGCCGCTGGGGCGGTCGCAAGGTCTCACCCAAGAGACAAATATCGATCTCGTCCGAATCTCTAAAG GGTCTGATTCCTGATGTGAAGCCAATCTTGGCCGTGGACACACCAGCAGAGGTAGAAGTGGTGAAGGAAGAGGCTGCGTCAGACCATGAGAAGGAGGATGGAGAGGCTGAAGATGACggggatgatgacgatgagcaCAAGGATATGAAGATCAGGAGGACAGTCACACAG GTTGTCAGCAGTGAAGACAGACGTGAAGTACTGGCTGAGGAGGATCATTTGAAGGTGCAGGAAGATATGGAGATACCTGACGTTGAACCCAAAGTCAAAT ctcCACCACAGATCATCCGTAAACTCAGTCGTAGTAAGCCTCTAGTGGTGGCAGACGAACCCCAGAAGGCACGCCGGTCACCGTCGCCACCAAAACATCCGACCAGCCGTGTCATCCACATCAGAAACTTGGTGCGACCGTTCACACTGCGGCAGCTGAAGGAGCTTCTGGAGAGGACAGGCAAGCTGACCGAGGGCGGCTTCTGGATCGATAAGATTAAGAGTCACTGTCTTGTCAtg tatGAAACTGATTTGGACGCCTCGAAGACTAGACAAGCATTACACAACACAAAATGGCCGCTTTCTAATCCAAAGAATCTCAGTGTTGACTTCTCCACAGAGGCAGAG CTTGAAAATTTCCAGGATGCTGATAAGCCAATCAAAAGAGAGGTTCCAAATGAGGCTGCCGTCAGAGATCGTGAGCGAGAACGGCGGGAGAAAGAGCGCGACATGGATCAGCGTAATCGCCGTGAGCCACCAATAGAAAGACGGCCATCCGGCCGGGAATGGGATCGTGCAAAGGTCGTGCAGAGGTCACCGAGTCCACGAGTGAAATCTCGcgacaggtcaaggtcacgagaACCCAAACGGCAGCCGAAAGAGAGTCGCGTGAAAGAGAGGAAGGAGCGTAAGGAGAAGAAGGTTCAGGATGAGGAGCCGCCAGCCAAGCTGCTCGATGATCTGTTCAGGAAGACCAAGGCAACACCATCGGTCTACTGGCTCCCACTCACAGAGCAACAG GCTCTAGAAGGTGAGCGTCGTCGCATCCAGGAGGCGCTGGATCGAGACAAGAGACGACAGGAGTTGGAGGAAAGGATGCATGCGGAGAGGAAGAAACGAGAGATGGAGAGACTCGACAGGAGGAAGCGGGAACAAATGGCA GAACGAGAACGAGAGAAAGAACGAGAGCGAACAAGACGACACTCGAGGAGCAGAAGTCGTGAGCGGAGAAGGCGCTGA